One genomic region from Amycolatopsis sp. FBCC-B4732 encodes:
- a CDS encoding methionine synthase produces MSERLWPLGAATAIGSMPGTDPAEAAAVVFGELPDFPHLPELPARGVGADMLGRTAALLVDLAVDVVPSGYRVAPRPGHEHRRAVDLLRWDLDAVQEVREKTGATPPVFKVQLAGPWTLGAGIELPRGHRVLTDHGALRDFTSSLLDGLAVHVAEVQARTGAPVVVQFDEPSLPTVLAGGLSTPSGYGNVSAVPEPEARDLLATVIEGARRITGRPVILHCCAGKPPLGLLREAGADALAFDLNALDGASAAFLDEIGEVWDGGATLFMGAVPTTAPSSPISLKDVGEPAFRLADRLGFNRSVLAERAVPTPACGLAGATPDWMRRTLALTRDLGKAFVEPPEGW; encoded by the coding sequence GTGAGTGAGCGACTTTGGCCCCTGGGTGCCGCGACAGCGATCGGTTCGATGCCTGGTACCGATCCCGCGGAAGCGGCGGCGGTCGTGTTCGGTGAGCTGCCCGACTTCCCGCACCTACCCGAGCTGCCGGCCCGCGGTGTCGGGGCGGACATGCTGGGCCGAACCGCTGCGCTGCTGGTCGACCTGGCCGTCGACGTCGTCCCGAGCGGCTATCGCGTCGCGCCCCGGCCTGGTCACGAGCATCGTCGTGCGGTCGACCTGCTTCGCTGGGATCTCGACGCGGTCCAGGAGGTGCGCGAGAAGACCGGGGCCACTCCGCCGGTCTTCAAGGTCCAGCTTGCCGGGCCGTGGACGCTCGGTGCCGGGATCGAGCTGCCCAGGGGCCACCGGGTGCTCACCGATCACGGTGCCTTACGAGATTTCACGTCGTCCCTGCTGGACGGACTCGCAGTTCACGTCGCGGAGGTGCAGGCCAGGACGGGAGCGCCGGTGGTCGTCCAGTTCGACGAGCCGTCGTTGCCGACGGTGCTCGCCGGCGGGCTGTCGACGCCGTCCGGCTATGGGAACGTCTCCGCGGTGCCGGAGCCCGAGGCCCGTGACCTGCTCGCCACCGTGATCGAGGGCGCCCGGCGGATCACCGGCCGGCCGGTGATCCTGCACTGTTGCGCCGGCAAGCCGCCGCTCGGTCTGCTGCGCGAAGCCGGCGCGGACGCGCTGGCCTTCGACCTGAACGCGCTCGATGGTGCGTCCGCCGCGTTCCTGGACGAGATCGGCGAGGTCTGGGACGGCGGGGCGACGCTGTTCATGGGAGCGGTCCCCACCACGGCACCTTCGTCTCCGATCAGCCTCAAAGACGTCGGCGAGCCCGCGTTCCGGCTGGCCGACCGGCTCGGCTTCAACCGCAGCGTCCTCGCGGAACGCGCCGTTCCCACCCCCGCCTGCGGTCTCGCCGGTGCGACGCCGGACTGGATGCGCCGGACCCTCGCGCTCACGCGTGATCTCGGCAAGGCCTTCGTGGAGCCGCCGGAGGGCTGGTGA